In Lacibacter sp. H375, one DNA window encodes the following:
- a CDS encoding carotenoid biosynthesis protein, translating into MLQQFSKQQIATAIAVLFHCIGLAGILFYDAALFASLTPMNLLLSAGLLIYTQKEKNSHFFLFAAVCYVVGYTVEYLGVNHQLLFGEYRYLSAMGWQWKNIPLVIGVNWFIMMYCCGVSIQHFLNFMWNKLKDEDEPRRTNVGFFAIIIDGALLATFFDWIMEPIAVKLGYWQWLGDGSIPVFNYACWFGISALLMLLFRLLSFPKQNQFAVNLLLIQFMFFLILRTVL; encoded by the coding sequence ATGCTGCAACAATTCAGTAAACAACAGATCGCCACCGCTATTGCTGTGTTATTTCATTGCATTGGATTGGCCGGTATTTTGTTTTACGATGCGGCTTTATTTGCATCACTCACTCCAATGAATTTGTTGCTATCTGCCGGCTTACTCATCTACACACAAAAGGAAAAAAACAGTCACTTCTTTTTATTTGCTGCAGTATGTTATGTGGTTGGTTATACTGTTGAATATCTTGGCGTAAATCATCAATTGTTGTTTGGAGAATATCGTTACCTGTCTGCCATGGGGTGGCAATGGAAAAATATTCCACTGGTGATTGGTGTTAACTGGTTTATCATGATGTACTGCTGCGGAGTATCCATTCAACACTTCCTCAACTTTATGTGGAATAAACTGAAAGATGAAGATGAGCCACGCCGCACTAATGTTGGCTTCTTTGCAATCATCATCGATGGTGCTTTACTCGCTACGTTCTTCGATTGGATCATGGAGCCGATAGCTGTGAAGCTGGGTTACTGGCAATGGCTTGGAGATGGTTCGATTCCTGTATTTAACTACGCCTGCTGGTTCGGTATCAGTGCGTTATTGATGCTTTTGTTCCGGCTTTTATCTTTCCCGAAACAAAACCAATTCGCCGTAAATTTGTTATTGATCCAGTTCATGTTCTTCTTAATCTTACGCACCGTATTATGA
- a CDS encoding beta-carotene hydroxylase has product MSLFLYILLAFAVFFTMEGITWLTHRFVMHGFLWYLHEDHHQPRGRFFEKNDAFFLIFAIPSWLCIMLGLMYQVYWVVSIGAGIAMYGLAYFIVHDIIIHQRFKIFSRWNNTYVRAIRWAHKMHHKHLDKEDGESFGMLFVHKKYWEKVRKEKQLNPNIK; this is encoded by the coding sequence ATGAGTTTGTTTTTATACATATTGCTGGCATTTGCTGTGTTTTTTACAATGGAAGGAATTACCTGGCTCACTCACCGGTTTGTGATGCATGGCTTCTTGTGGTATCTGCATGAAGATCATCACCAGCCTCGTGGCCGTTTCTTTGAAAAGAACGATGCCTTCTTTCTCATTTTTGCAATACCAAGTTGGTTGTGTATTATGCTGGGGTTAATGTACCAGGTTTATTGGGTGGTGAGTATTGGCGCAGGTATTGCCATGTATGGACTTGCTTACTTTATTGTACACGATATCATTATTCACCAACGCTTTAAAATTTTCAGCAGGTGGAACAATACCTATGTGCGTGCTATTCGCTGGGCTCATAAAATGCATCACAAACATTTAGATAAAGAAGATGGTGAAAGTTTTGGAATGTTGTTCGTGCATAAAAAATATTGGGAGAAGGTGAGGAAAGAAAAGCAACTCAATCCTAATATTAAATAG
- the crtD gene encoding 1-hydroxycarotenoid 3,4-desaturase CrtD, which produces MQRRKAVVIGSGVAGLAGAIRLAVMGYEVDVFERNAYAGGKLSFFEKNGFSFDAGPSLFTQPQNIEELFAFAGEPIGDYFQYRKVDLSCNYFFENGRKVKAWTDAERLADELHTQLGEDKTSVLNYLHKSETLYNNIGSVFLNHSLHKRSTWFQKSILKALQTVRPTHLMGTLHGFNQSAFKKPETIQLFDRFATYNGSNPYQTPGMMSLIPHLELNEGTFYPEGGMISITNALMKLAKKKGVRFHFNSPVQRIIQVEGEAKGVVVNDENVFADVVLSNADIYFTYHHLLGDPVQTKQVLKQERSCSGMIFYWGMNREFPELHLHNIFFSKNYAAEFQAIFQQKRLYNDPTVYVNITSKMEEGLAPNGKENWFLLINAPSNIGQNWEQMRVQVRQQVIDKLSRLLQTDISSAIEVEEYLDPIRIEERTGSYMGSLYGTSSNSKMSAFLRHPNFTNKIEGLYFCGGSVHPGGGIPLCFKSAKIATELIQQDQTKHVHH; this is translated from the coding sequence AGCAGTTGTGATCGGCAGCGGTGTTGCAGGTTTAGCCGGAGCTATTCGTCTTGCAGTGATGGGTTACGAAGTAGACGTGTTTGAACGCAATGCTTACGCAGGAGGTAAACTTTCTTTTTTTGAAAAAAATGGTTTTTCGTTTGATGCCGGCCCATCTTTATTTACGCAGCCGCAAAATATTGAAGAACTTTTTGCTTTCGCAGGCGAACCGATCGGAGATTATTTTCAATATCGTAAAGTGGATCTTTCCTGCAATTATTTTTTTGAGAATGGAAGGAAAGTAAAAGCGTGGACGGATGCAGAAAGATTAGCTGATGAATTGCATACACAGCTGGGCGAAGACAAAACGTCTGTGTTGAACTATCTCCACAAAAGCGAAACGCTTTACAATAATATCGGCAGTGTTTTTTTAAATCATTCATTGCATAAACGAAGCACCTGGTTTCAAAAATCAATATTGAAAGCATTGCAAACGGTGCGCCCCACTCATTTAATGGGAACCTTGCATGGTTTCAATCAGTCAGCATTTAAAAAACCGGAAACTATTCAGCTGTTCGATCGCTTTGCTACATACAACGGAAGTAATCCGTATCAAACGCCGGGCATGATGAGCTTAATCCCCCATCTCGAATTGAATGAAGGAACATTCTATCCGGAAGGTGGAATGATCAGCATTACAAATGCTTTAATGAAACTCGCAAAAAAGAAAGGCGTTCGTTTTCATTTCAATTCACCTGTGCAACGCATCATTCAAGTGGAGGGCGAAGCAAAAGGTGTGGTGGTGAATGATGAAAATGTTTTTGCGGATGTGGTGTTAAGCAATGCTGATATTTATTTTACGTATCACCATTTGCTCGGCGATCCTGTGCAAACCAAACAGGTATTAAAACAGGAACGCAGTTGCAGTGGTATGATCTTTTACTGGGGTATGAACAGGGAGTTTCCTGAACTTCATTTGCACAATATCTTCTTCAGTAAAAATTATGCAGCTGAATTTCAAGCGATCTTTCAACAGAAACGATTGTACAACGATCCAACAGTGTATGTGAACATCACTTCTAAAATGGAAGAAGGACTTGCGCCCAACGGAAAAGAGAATTGGTTTCTGCTCATCAATGCACCATCAAATATTGGACAGAACTGGGAGCAGATGCGTGTGCAAGTGCGGCAACAGGTGATCGATAAACTCAGTCGTTTGCTGCAAACAGATATTTCTTCGGCAATTGAAGTGGAAGAATATCTAGATCCTATCCGTATTGAGGAACGAACAGGTTCTTATATGGGGTCGTTATATGGCACGAGTAGTAATAGTAAGATGTCTGCGTTTCTGCGTCATCCAAACTTTACCAATAAAATTGAAGGATTGTATTTCTGTGGTGGCAGTGTACATCCCGGTGGTGGTATTCCGCTTTGTTTCAAGAGTGCGAAAATTGCAACTGAACTTATTCAACAGGATCAAACAAAACATGTTCATCATTAA